In Streptomyces sp. NBC_01717, one DNA window encodes the following:
- a CDS encoding ABC transporter ATP-binding protein: protein MAIIEVNGVRKAYAGRPAVDGVSFAVDEGEIFGILGPNGAGKTTTVECVEGLRVPDAGTVRVAGLDPVADHGPVTQLLGAQLQESELQAKLTVREALELHSAFHPHPADWRALAERLGLHTKLTTRFAKLSGGQKQRLSIALALVGNPQVVVLDELTTGLDPRARRDTWRLIEEVRDSGVTVLLVTHFMEEAQRLCDRVAVIDKGKVVALDTPSGLISRAGSTTTISFTPSQPLAAGDLAELPGAASAEQKGDRIVINGTDETVNAVISLLALHRITAHQLRVGEATLDDAFLDLTETEPEPEANKETAA, encoded by the coding sequence ATGGCCATCATCGAAGTGAACGGGGTGCGCAAGGCCTACGCCGGGCGCCCCGCGGTGGACGGAGTGAGCTTCGCCGTCGACGAGGGGGAGATCTTCGGGATCCTCGGCCCCAACGGCGCGGGCAAGACCACGACCGTCGAATGCGTGGAGGGACTACGCGTCCCCGACGCCGGCACGGTCCGGGTCGCCGGACTCGACCCCGTTGCCGATCACGGGCCGGTGACGCAACTGCTGGGAGCCCAGCTCCAGGAGAGCGAGCTGCAGGCCAAGCTCACGGTGCGCGAGGCGCTGGAGTTGCACAGCGCCTTCCATCCGCACCCCGCCGACTGGCGGGCCCTGGCCGAACGACTCGGTCTGCACACCAAGCTCACCACCCGGTTCGCCAAGCTGTCGGGCGGTCAGAAGCAGCGGCTGTCCATCGCTCTCGCCCTGGTCGGCAACCCGCAGGTCGTGGTGCTCGACGAGCTGACCACCGGACTCGACCCACGGGCCCGCCGTGACACCTGGCGACTGATCGAAGAGGTACGGGACAGTGGCGTGACCGTCCTTCTCGTGACCCACTTCATGGAGGAGGCCCAGCGGCTCTGCGACCGGGTCGCCGTGATCGACAAGGGGAAGGTCGTCGCCCTCGACACCCCGTCCGGCCTGATCAGCAGAGCCGGCAGCACCACCACCATCTCCTTCACTCCCTCGCAACCCCTCGCCGCCGGCGATCTGGCGGAGCTCCCCGGAGCGGCGTCGGCCGAGCAGAAGGGGGACCGGATCGTCATCAACGGCACCGACGAGACCGTCAACGCGGTGATCTCGCTGCTGGCCCTGCACCGGATCACCGCACACCAACTGCGGGTCGGCGAAGCGACCTTGGACGACGCCTTCCTCGACCTCACCGAGACAGAGCCAGAACCCGAAGCAAACAAGGAAACGGCGGCCTGA
- a CDS encoding ABC transporter ATP-binding protein, whose translation MPENHVEPKDRSAAHSLLRLWPYVKPVRIRLFGAAAVAVVASCLGLVIPLVLKWIVDGPVAHHDPGGVWLGALYLLLLGIVEALLFGLRRWLVARPLAGVEASMRADLYRHLQRLPVAFHDRWPSGQLLSRGTTDLMLLRMFLAFPLTFLLVNATTILAGFIILLVQQWTLGLVLLAPVVPLVILCSVFETKYAVVARKAQDQVGDLTTVVEESVLGIRIIKGFGRHRSQAMAFRGLSQRLRGTELDKARLLAGIWAFITTIPELAIGAALVLGTIQVADGGLSAGTLVAFLSTALALRWPVESIGFLLAMSQESATATERFFEVMDVAEERETAGEANEEPSAGTSTKPFPEPSADGGMVFEGVEFRYPDAEAGSVPVLTRIDLRIRPGETMALVGATGSGKTTLTALVPRLHDVTAGRITLDGTDITTLPRERLRELVSVAFEEPTLFSASVGENVLMGAEGAGEDELRRALSIAQADFVYDLPHGIHTQVGEQGLSLSGGQRQRLALARAVVGKPRFLVLDDPLSALDVHTETLVEAALRRVLESTTAVVVAHRPSTVMLADRVALLSEGRISAVGTHQQLLRSNAEYAWLMSGAGGSVSAEPTDDMTAGDASTAYMSDTGVRALDVPAEEGSAR comes from the coding sequence ATGCCCGAAAACCATGTAGAGCCCAAGGACCGGTCCGCCGCGCACTCCCTGCTGCGGCTGTGGCCTTACGTGAAGCCTGTACGGATCCGCCTGTTCGGCGCGGCCGCCGTGGCGGTCGTCGCCTCCTGCCTCGGCCTGGTGATACCCCTCGTACTGAAGTGGATCGTGGACGGCCCGGTCGCGCACCACGATCCGGGCGGAGTCTGGCTCGGCGCGCTCTACCTGCTGTTGCTGGGCATCGTCGAGGCGCTGCTGTTCGGGCTGCGGCGGTGGCTGGTGGCGCGGCCGCTGGCGGGCGTCGAGGCGTCGATGCGGGCCGACCTGTACCGGCATCTGCAGCGGCTGCCGGTGGCCTTCCACGACCGGTGGCCATCGGGTCAGCTGCTGTCGCGCGGCACCACGGATCTGATGCTGCTGCGCATGTTCCTGGCCTTTCCGCTGACGTTCCTGCTGGTCAACGCCACCACGATCCTGGCCGGTTTCATCATTCTGCTGGTGCAGCAGTGGACGCTGGGATTGGTGCTGCTGGCTCCGGTGGTGCCGCTGGTGATCCTCTGCTCGGTCTTCGAGACGAAGTACGCGGTGGTGGCGCGCAAGGCCCAGGACCAGGTCGGCGATCTGACGACGGTGGTCGAGGAAAGCGTGCTCGGCATCCGCATCATCAAGGGTTTCGGCCGGCACCGCAGCCAGGCCATGGCCTTCCGTGGTCTCTCGCAGCGGCTGCGCGGTACGGAACTCGACAAGGCACGGCTGCTGGCCGGCATCTGGGCGTTCATCACCACCATCCCCGAGCTGGCGATCGGGGCGGCGCTGGTGCTCGGCACGATCCAGGTCGCGGACGGCGGACTGTCGGCGGGCACGCTCGTCGCATTCCTGTCGACGGCGCTGGCGCTGCGATGGCCGGTCGAGTCGATCGGCTTCCTGCTGGCGATGAGCCAGGAGTCGGCCACGGCGACCGAGCGGTTCTTCGAGGTGATGGACGTGGCGGAGGAGCGTGAGACGGCCGGGGAGGCGAACGAGGAGCCGTCCGCGGGGACGTCCACGAAGCCGTTCCCGGAGCCTTCCGCGGACGGCGGAATGGTCTTCGAAGGCGTCGAGTTCCGCTACCCGGACGCGGAGGCCGGGTCCGTACCCGTACTGACCCGGATCGATCTACGGATCCGCCCCGGCGAGACGATGGCCCTGGTCGGGGCCACCGGATCCGGGAAGACGACGCTCACCGCGCTCGTACCGCGACTGCACGACGTCACCGCCGGGCGGATCACGCTGGACGGTACCGACATCACCACCCTGCCGCGCGAACGGCTGCGTGAGCTGGTGTCCGTGGCGTTCGAGGAGCCGACACTCTTCTCGGCGAGCGTCGGGGAGAACGTTCTCATGGGCGCCGAGGGTGCCGGCGAGGACGAGCTGCGGCGGGCGCTGTCGATCGCGCAGGCCGACTTCGTGTACGACCTGCCGCACGGCATCCACACCCAGGTCGGCGAGCAGGGTCTCAGCCTCTCCGGCGGTCAGCGGCAGCGCCTCGCACTGGCCCGCGCCGTCGTCGGGAAGCCGCGCTTCCTGGTGCTCGACGACCCGCTCTCGGCTCTGGATGTGCATACGGAGACGCTGGTGGAGGCCGCCCTGCGACGCGTACTGGAATCGACCACGGCCGTGGTGGTCGCCCACCGGCCGTCCACGGTGATGCTCGCCGACCGGGTGGCGCTCTTGTCGGAGGGCCGGATCAGCGCGGTCGGCACCCATCAGCAACTGCTGCGCAGCAACGCCGAGTACGCCTGGCTGATGTCCGGCGCCGGAGGCTCGGTGTCCGCTGAACCCACCGACGACATGACCGCCGGGGACGCGAGTACCGCATACATGTCCGACACCGGCGTGCGTGCCCTGGACGTCCCTGCCGAGGAGGGCAGTGCCCGATGA
- a CDS encoding ABC transporter ATP-binding protein, whose amino-acid sequence MEIKVRDLKGAGAGTGTGQGGGPLTKARATDPEPDSAVDAGGGAGAGDPFDRDDLPTPRGATRTLLVSLLGPLRGRVVVAALFLLIQQAAVQAGPLLVAYAIDRGVPAFRDKDYGPLIAVAIGYALCSAAAGSMQYAFIQSSARINQDVLLDLRGRIFRHAQALSVDFHERYTSGRLISRSTTDVESLRELLSEGLQELIGVVLSFVSISLLLLWLDFDLGAVAVLSFVPLYALVRLYQRRAGVIFAARSTAIAAVIVKFAETMNGIRPVQAFRRERTNDSEFDELNQRHCRTNGNALLEMARYVVGSRLVANTAVAGIVLWGAYRVASGALALGVLAAAVLYLRRLYDPIDRLGMFLNSYQSAAASLQKIAGLLAQTPTVPETANPRELPARTGGQPGRDVVFDSVSFAYRTGGEVLPRFDLTIPAGQTVAVVGSTGAGKSTLAKLLARFYDPTDGRVLLDGTDLRDLATRELRRGVVMVTQEAFLFSGTVAENIAIGRPDATPEEIEQAAKAIGAHDFISSLPDGYDTDVRKRGGRISAGQRQLVAFARALLADPAVLILDEATSSLDIPGERAVQRAMDTVLHGRTAVVIAHRLSTVEIADRVLVMEHGRIVEDGFPSELIGGTGRFAGLHRAWRESLA is encoded by the coding sequence ATGGAGATCAAGGTCCGCGACCTGAAAGGCGCGGGTGCGGGGACAGGTACCGGGCAGGGCGGCGGCCCGCTGACCAAGGCTCGGGCCACCGACCCGGAACCCGACTCCGCCGTCGACGCCGGGGGCGGGGCCGGGGCCGGGGACCCCTTCGACCGCGACGACCTGCCCACGCCTCGCGGCGCCACCCGCACCCTGCTGGTGTCCCTGCTCGGCCCGCTCAGGGGCCGGGTGGTGGTGGCCGCGCTGTTCCTGCTGATCCAGCAGGCAGCCGTCCAGGCCGGCCCACTGCTCGTCGCGTACGCGATCGACCGTGGCGTGCCGGCGTTCCGGGACAAGGACTACGGGCCGCTGATCGCCGTGGCCATCGGATACGCACTGTGTTCGGCGGCCGCGGGAAGCATGCAGTACGCGTTCATCCAGTCCTCCGCCCGGATCAACCAGGACGTGCTGCTCGATCTCCGCGGGCGGATCTTCCGCCATGCGCAGGCGCTCAGTGTCGACTTCCATGAGCGCTACACCTCGGGCCGGCTGATCTCCCGCTCCACCACGGATGTGGAGTCGCTGCGGGAGCTGCTCAGCGAGGGCCTGCAGGAACTCATCGGCGTGGTGCTCTCCTTCGTGTCCATCTCACTGCTGCTCCTGTGGCTGGACTTCGATCTCGGTGCGGTCGCCGTCCTCTCCTTCGTACCGCTGTATGCGCTGGTGCGGCTCTACCAGCGGCGGGCCGGTGTGATCTTCGCTGCGCGGTCCACGGCGATCGCGGCGGTCATCGTGAAGTTCGCGGAGACGATGAACGGAATCCGTCCCGTCCAGGCCTTCCGCCGCGAGCGCACCAACGACTCCGAGTTCGACGAGCTCAACCAGCGGCACTGCCGGACCAACGGCAACGCGCTGCTGGAGATGGCGCGCTACGTCGTCGGCTCCCGGCTGGTCGCCAACACGGCGGTTGCCGGGATCGTGCTGTGGGGTGCGTACCGAGTCGCCTCCGGCGCTCTCGCACTCGGCGTGCTTGCGGCGGCCGTGCTCTATCTGCGACGGCTGTACGACCCGATCGACCGGCTCGGCATGTTCCTCAACTCCTATCAGTCGGCCGCGGCTTCGCTGCAGAAGATCGCCGGCCTGCTGGCCCAGACCCCCACCGTGCCGGAGACCGCGAACCCGCGGGAGCTGCCCGCCCGCACGGGTGGGCAGCCGGGCCGGGACGTCGTCTTCGACTCGGTGAGCTTCGCCTACCGAACGGGCGGCGAAGTGCTGCCCCGCTTCGACTTGACGATCCCGGCAGGGCAGACCGTGGCCGTGGTCGGTTCGACCGGCGCCGGGAAGTCCACGCTCGCGAAACTGCTGGCCCGGTTCTACGACCCGACCGACGGACGGGTGCTGCTGGACGGGACCGATCTCCGGGATCTCGCCACGCGCGAACTGCGGCGCGGTGTGGTGATGGTGACCCAGGAAGCGTTCCTGTTCTCCGGGACGGTCGCCGAGAACATCGCCATCGGCCGTCCGGACGCCACCCCCGAGGAGATCGAGCAGGCCGCGAAGGCGATCGGAGCGCACGACTTCATCAGCAGTCTGCCCGACGGGTACGACACGGACGTACGGAAGAGGGGCGGGCGGATCTCGGCCGGCCAGCGCCAGTTGGTCGCCTTCGCCCGCGCCCTGCTCGCCGACCCGGCGGTGCTGATTCTCGACGAGGCGACGAGCTCCCTCGACATCCCCGGCGAGCGGGCGGTGCAGCGTGCCATGGACACGGTGCTGCACGGCCGCACCGCGGTGGTGATCGCCCACCGGCTGTCGACCGTGGAGATCGCGGACCGGGTGCTGGTGATGGAGCACGGCCGAATCGTGGAGGACGGCTTCCCGTCCGAACTCATCGGGGGGACAGGACGGTTCGCGGGGCTCCACCGCGCCTGGCGGGAGAGCCTGGCCTGA
- a CDS encoding ABC transporter ATP-binding protein, with translation MTEPVDHPVGPYADQETPDLRSPGRYLWWLVTRQRRRVAAGALLGSSWMICLTLPPYLLSRAIDDGLRPGGRSALAGWVAALVGVGVLNAWLAIMRHRTMTRVRLDGAFRTVRVVVAQATRLGAALPRRATAGEIVTIGFGDVARIADTLTATGPGVGAVLAYVVVAALLLTVSPLLAAVVLLGVPLLAVLVGPLLGRLQGAESAYRDRQGSLAARFADIAGGLRVLNGIGGKDVYAERYRRGSQELQAEGYRVGVVTSWIQALGVGLPTLFLGAVTWLAARMAAQGELTVGELVAVYGYTAVLVVPVSFFIEGGYDISRGLVAARRVTRFLSLEPESTVREASSPPLNGPESPAVLHDPESGVEVVPGSLTALVGARPSDSATVIDRLGGFAASAATWGTARLDEIESAQVRARILVADNEADLFAGTLRDVVSGSRDRGDEALRRAVHAAAAQDIVRGLPDGLGSAIDAQGRNLSGGQRQRVRLARALLADPEILLAVEPTSAVDAHTEAAMASRLRTARSGRTTVVTSTSPLVLDRADTVYYLVDGSVAAVGSHRELLDGQPGYRLLVSRGADDDDSVPAGDGCGPAPQEATS, from the coding sequence ATGACTGAGCCCGTGGATCACCCGGTCGGCCCGTATGCGGACCAGGAGACCCCGGACCTCCGCAGCCCCGGGCGGTATCTGTGGTGGCTGGTCACCCGTCAACGGCGCCGCGTTGCCGCCGGGGCGCTGCTCGGCAGCTCCTGGATGATCTGCCTGACCCTCCCGCCGTACCTGCTGTCGCGCGCCATCGACGACGGGCTGCGGCCCGGGGGCCGCTCCGCGCTGGCCGGCTGGGTCGCGGCACTGGTGGGTGTCGGGGTACTCAACGCCTGGCTGGCCATCATGCGGCACCGCACGATGACCAGGGTGCGGCTCGACGGTGCCTTCCGTACGGTGCGGGTGGTGGTCGCCCAGGCGACCAGGCTGGGCGCGGCGCTGCCGCGCCGGGCCACGGCCGGCGAGATCGTCACCATCGGGTTCGGTGACGTCGCCAGGATCGCCGATACGCTGACCGCCACCGGGCCCGGCGTCGGCGCCGTCCTCGCCTATGTCGTCGTGGCCGCACTGCTGTTGACCGTCTCGCCACTGCTCGCCGCGGTGGTGCTGCTGGGCGTGCCGCTGCTCGCGGTGCTGGTCGGCCCGCTGCTGGGCCGGCTTCAGGGAGCCGAGTCGGCGTACCGCGACCGGCAGGGCAGCCTCGCCGCCCGTTTCGCCGACATCGCCGGCGGTCTGCGTGTCCTCAACGGCATCGGCGGCAAGGACGTCTACGCCGAGCGCTACCGGCGCGGTTCGCAGGAGCTGCAGGCGGAGGGGTACCGGGTCGGGGTGGTGACCAGCTGGATCCAGGCACTCGGCGTCGGCCTGCCCACCCTGTTCCTGGGCGCCGTGACCTGGCTGGCGGCCCGGATGGCCGCGCAGGGCGAGCTCACCGTCGGCGAACTGGTCGCGGTGTACGGCTACACGGCGGTTCTCGTCGTGCCTGTCTCCTTCTTCATCGAAGGCGGCTACGACATCAGCCGCGGTCTGGTCGCCGCGCGCAGAGTCACCCGCTTCCTGTCCCTGGAGCCCGAATCGACGGTCCGGGAGGCGTCTTCGCCGCCTCTGAACGGGCCCGAGTCGCCCGCCGTCCTCCACGATCCCGAGTCCGGGGTCGAGGTGGTCCCCGGGTCGCTGACCGCTCTGGTCGGCGCCCGGCCGTCGGACTCCGCGACGGTGATCGACCGTCTCGGCGGCTTTGCCGCGTCGGCAGCGACCTGGGGCACCGCACGCCTCGACGAGATCGAGTCGGCCCAGGTCCGCGCGCGGATTCTCGTCGCGGACAACGAGGCCGACCTGTTCGCCGGCACGCTGCGCGATGTCGTCTCCGGCAGCCGGGACCGGGGCGACGAGGCGCTCCGCCGTGCCGTCCACGCTGCCGCGGCCCAGGACATCGTCCGCGGCCTGCCCGACGGGCTCGGCTCCGCCATCGACGCCCAGGGGCGCAATCTCTCCGGGGGCCAGCGGCAGCGTGTCCGTCTCGCCCGGGCCCTGCTGGCCGATCCCGAGATCCTCCTGGCGGTCGAGCCGACCTCGGCTGTCGATGCTCACACCGAGGCAGCCATGGCGTCCCGGCTGCGCACGGCACGGTCCGGTCGCACCACGGTCGTCACCAGCACCTCCCCCCTCGTGCTGGACCGGGCCGACACCGTGTACTACCTGGTCGACGGCTCCGTCGCGGCCGTCGGCTCCCATCGCGAGCTGCTGGACGGGCAACCCGGTTACCGCCTGCTGGTGTCCCGTGGTGCGGACGATGACGACTCCGTCCCCGCGGGCGACGGGTGCGGCCCCGCGCCCCAGGAGGCCACCTCATGA
- a CDS encoding ABC transporter ATP-binding protein, giving the protein MTASSSGAPAELRPPSGALPVAEPFRIRRAAVRLVRQDGRAFAVLLALNALAAGAGLVAPWLLGRVIDEVRAGGGVGTVDRLALTILVFALAQLLLARYAGLVGHRFGERTLARVREQFADRALALPASMVERAGTGDLTTRGTTDVAAVGTTLRDVGPDVLIAAVQALFILGAVFVLNPLLGACGVLGLLGIWFAVRWYLRRALTAYLAEGAANSALGEQLAATAAGARTVEALGLQESRIDACHQAIEECRRTRTRTLFLRSVLFPAVDISYVVPVAGVLLIGGVLHGHGAMSLGAVVASALYLRQLSQPLDTILQRVEQLQSSSASFARVEGIGVVPQVPPARSRTPADDRIAVTGVHYAYGGGGDDADVLHGVDLTVRPGEHLAIVGPSGAGKTTLGRLLAGVDVPRTGSVTVGGVPVADLTPDRLRRQVVLVTQEHHVFLGTVRDNLRIAAPSATDAELRAALAAVGAEWAGELPDGLDTDLGHAGHRPDGAQAQQLALARVVLADPHTLILDEATALLDPRTARHTERALAAVLEGRTVIAIAHRLQTAHDADRVAVMEDGRITELGAHDDLVAADGAYAALWRSWHADRPHSPSS; this is encoded by the coding sequence ATGACTGCCTCTTCGTCCGGTGCCCCGGCAGAGCTCCGGCCGCCGTCCGGGGCTCTGCCGGTCGCCGAACCGTTCCGGATCCGTCGCGCGGCGGTCCGGCTCGTCCGGCAGGACGGCCGCGCCTTCGCTGTGCTGCTCGCGCTCAACGCGCTGGCCGCCGGCGCCGGACTCGTCGCCCCGTGGCTGCTCGGCCGTGTCATCGACGAGGTCAGGGCAGGGGGCGGAGTCGGCACCGTGGACCGGCTGGCGCTCACCATCCTGGTCTTCGCCCTGGCGCAGCTCCTGCTGGCCCGCTACGCCGGCCTGGTCGGACACCGTTTCGGCGAACGGACCCTGGCCCGCGTCCGCGAGCAGTTCGCCGACCGCGCACTGGCGCTGCCCGCCTCGATGGTCGAGCGAGCCGGCACGGGTGACCTGACGACCCGCGGCACCACGGATGTCGCGGCGGTCGGCACCACCCTCCGCGACGTCGGCCCCGATGTGCTGATCGCCGCGGTCCAGGCGCTGTTCATCCTCGGGGCGGTCTTCGTGCTCAACCCCTTGCTCGGTGCCTGCGGCGTGCTCGGGCTGCTGGGCATCTGGTTCGCCGTCCGCTGGTATCTGCGCCGGGCGCTCACCGCCTACCTCGCCGAGGGGGCGGCCAATTCCGCACTGGGGGAGCAACTGGCGGCCACCGCCGCGGGCGCCCGCACCGTCGAGGCGCTCGGGCTGCAGGAGAGCCGTATCGACGCCTGTCACCAGGCGATCGAGGAGTGCCGGCGCACCCGGACCCGCACGCTGTTCCTGCGCAGCGTGCTCTTCCCTGCCGTGGACATCTCGTATGTCGTTCCCGTGGCCGGTGTCCTGCTGATCGGTGGTGTGCTGCACGGCCACGGCGCCATGAGCCTGGGTGCGGTGGTCGCCTCGGCCCTGTATCTGCGGCAGCTCTCCCAGCCGCTGGACACCATCCTGCAGCGGGTCGAACAACTGCAGAGCAGCAGCGCGTCCTTTGCCAGGGTCGAGGGGATCGGGGTGGTGCCGCAGGTGCCCCCGGCCCGCTCCCGCACGCCGGCGGACGACCGGATCGCGGTGACCGGTGTGCACTACGCCTACGGCGGCGGGGGCGATGACGCCGACGTCCTGCACGGAGTCGATCTGACGGTCCGGCCCGGCGAGCACCTGGCGATCGTCGGCCCGTCCGGCGCCGGCAAGACCACGCTGGGCAGGCTGCTGGCCGGCGTGGACGTGCCGCGCACCGGCTCGGTGACGGTGGGCGGGGTGCCGGTGGCCGACCTGACGCCCGACCGGTTGCGCCGCCAGGTCGTCCTCGTCACCCAGGAGCACCATGTGTTCCTCGGCACGGTCCGGGACAACCTGCGGATAGCGGCGCCGTCGGCCACCGACGCCGAACTGCGTGCGGCGCTCGCCGCCGTCGGCGCCGAGTGGGCCGGCGAGCTCCCGGACGGTCTGGACACCGATCTGGGCCATGCGGGACACCGCCCGGACGGCGCTCAGGCGCAGCAACTCGCGCTGGCACGTGTCGTGCTGGCCGACCCCCACACGTTGATACTCGACGAGGCCACCGCGCTCCTGGACCCGAGGACCGCACGGCACACCGAGCGGGCGCTGGCCGCCGTCCTCGAGGGCAGGACCGTCATCGCCATCGCGCACCGCCTGCAGACGGCCCATGACGCGGACCGGGTGGCCGTCATGGAGGACGGCCGGATCACCGAGCTCGGTGCCCATGACGATCTGGTGGCCGCCGACGGCGCCTACGCCGCACTCTGGCGTTCCTGGCATGCCGACCGGCCTCATTCGCCGTCGTCGTGA
- a CDS encoding M4 family metallopeptidase gives MRSTPSRRATATGALIAAAALLAAGIQTGTAAAAPDSAAAAPAATRADHGALAKQLTPSQRAELIREANASKAATAKELGLGSQEKLVVRDVIQDNDGTTHTRYERTFNGLPVLGGDLVVQESKAGETESVTKASKASSAQLKAVDTAADVAPAKAESQALGAAKAAGSKKTVADRAPRKVVWMAQGKPQLAYETVVGGLQDDGTPNELHVITDASTGAKLYEWQAIETGTGNTQYSGQVTLGTAPSYTLTDTTRGNHKTYNLNHGTSGTGTLFSGSDDIWGNGSPSNVETAAADAHYGAAETWDYYKNVQGRTGIRGDGVGAYSRVHYGNNYVNAFWDDSCFCMTYGDGSGNAAPLTSLDVAAHEMTHGVTSATAGLVYSGESGGLNEATSDIMAAAVEFYSNNATDKGDYLVGEKIDINGDGTPLRYMDKPSKDGASKDAWYSGIGGVDVHYSSGPANHFFYLLSEGSGAKTINGVSYNSPTSDGLPVTGIGRDKAALIWFKALTTKFSSTTNYAAARTGTLAAAGELYGTTSAEYKAVADAWAGVNVGSRSGGGGGGTVFQNTTHVAIPDAGAAVTSSVNVTGVTGNAPSTLQVGVDITHTWRGDLVIDLVAPDGTAYRLKNSSSSDSADNVQTTYTVNASSEVANGTWKLKVQDVASQDTGTINSFKLTF, from the coding sequence GTGAGATCCACGCCCAGCCGTCGTGCCACCGCGACCGGCGCTCTGATAGCCGCAGCAGCCCTCCTCGCCGCAGGAATCCAGACCGGCACGGCAGCCGCCGCGCCCGACAGTGCCGCTGCCGCCCCGGCCGCCACCCGTGCCGATCACGGGGCACTGGCCAAGCAGCTCACTCCCTCCCAGCGCGCCGAGCTGATACGCGAGGCCAACGCGAGCAAGGCAGCCACGGCCAAGGAGCTCGGTCTCGGCTCTCAGGAGAAGCTCGTCGTCCGCGATGTCATCCAGGACAACGACGGCACCACGCACACGCGTTACGAGCGCACCTTCAACGGACTTCCGGTCCTCGGCGGGGACTTGGTCGTCCAGGAGTCCAAGGCCGGTGAGACCGAGAGCGTCACGAAGGCGTCCAAGGCCTCCTCCGCCCAGCTGAAGGCCGTCGACACCGCCGCCGATGTCGCCCCGGCCAAGGCGGAGTCGCAGGCTCTCGGTGCGGCCAAGGCCGCCGGCTCCAAGAAGACCGTCGCCGACCGGGCACCGCGCAAGGTGGTCTGGATGGCCCAGGGGAAGCCGCAGCTCGCCTACGAGACCGTCGTCGGCGGACTCCAGGACGACGGCACCCCCAACGAGCTGCACGTCATCACCGACGCGTCCACCGGTGCGAAGCTCTACGAGTGGCAGGCCATCGAGACCGGCACCGGCAACACCCAGTACAGCGGCCAGGTCACGCTCGGCACCGCACCGTCGTACACGCTGACCGACACGACACGCGGCAACCACAAGACGTACAACCTGAACCACGGCACGTCCGGCACCGGGACGCTCTTCTCCGGCTCCGACGACATCTGGGGCAACGGAAGTCCGTCGAACGTCGAGACGGCCGCGGCGGACGCGCACTACGGTGCGGCCGAGACCTGGGACTACTACAAGAACGTGCAGGGCCGCACCGGTATCCGGGGCGACGGCGTCGGCGCGTACTCCCGCGTCCACTACGGCAACAACTACGTCAACGCGTTCTGGGACGACAGCTGCTTCTGCATGACCTACGGGGACGGCAGCGGCAACGCCGCACCGCTGACCTCCCTGGACGTGGCCGCGCACGAGATGACGCACGGTGTCACCTCCGCCACCGCCGGCCTGGTCTACAGCGGCGAGTCCGGTGGTCTCAACGAGGCGACCAGCGACATCATGGCCGCCGCGGTCGAGTTCTACTCCAACAACGCCACCGACAAGGGTGACTACCTGGTCGGCGAGAAGATCGACATCAACGGCGACGGCACCCCGCTGCGCTACATGGACAAGCCGAGCAAGGACGGTGCGTCCAAGGACGCCTGGTACTCCGGCATCGGCGGAGTGGACGTCCACTACTCCTCAGGTCCCGCGAACCACTTCTTCTACCTCCTCTCCGAGGGCAGCGGCGCCAAGACCATCAACGGCGTCTCGTACAACTCCCCGACTTCCGACGGCCTGCCGGTCACCGGCATCGGCCGCGACAAGGCCGCGCTGATCTGGTTCAAGGCGCTCACCACCAAGTTCAGCTCCACGACGAACTACGCGGCGGCCCGCACCGGCACCCTCGCCGCGGCCGGTGAGCTGTACGGCACGACCAGCGCCGAGTACAAGGCGGTGGCCGACGCCTGGGCCGGCGTCAACGTCGGCTCGCGCTCCGGTGGCGGAGGCGGCGGCACCGTCTTCCAGAACACCACCCACGTCGCCATCCCGGACGCCGGCGCGGCCGTCACCAGCTCGGTCAACGTCACCGGTGTCACGGGCAACGCGCCCAGCACCCTCCAGGTCGGGGTGGACATCACCCACACCTGGCGCGGTGACCTCGTCATCGACCTCGTGGCCCCGGACGGCACGGCCTACCGGCTGAAGAACTCGTCGTCCAGCGACTCGGCGGACAACGTCCAGACGACCTACACCGTCAACGCGTCTTCCGAGGTCGCCAACGGCACCTGGAAGCTGAAGGTCCAGGACGTCGCCTCGCAGGACACCGGCACCATCAACAGCTTCAAGCTGACCTTCTGA